A single Desulfobaculum xiamenense DNA region contains:
- the gyrA gene encoding DNA gyrase subunit A — MENPTISIEQEIQRSYLEYSLSVIIGRAIPDVRDGLKPVHRRIMYAQYELGNSYNRPYKKSARVVGDVIGKYHPHGDSAVYDALVRMAQEFSMRDPLVDGQGNFGSIDGDSAAAMRYTEARMSRLAGEFLSDIDKNTVEFRPNYDNSLQEPEVLPTKVPNLLLNGSSGIAVGMATNIPPHNLGELVDALQHLLANPESTSMDLMAFVKGPDFPTGGVVYAGDGLVEAYTTGRGSVKVRGKLKIEDRGKGLESIVITEIPYALNKSTLVEKIASLVHEHRIDGIADLRDESDRRGIRIVIDLKRGTIPDIVVNSLFKYTALESSFGFNMMAVVDNRPQLLTLKDILRHFLSHRREVIIRRTRFDLEKAEARAHILEGLRIALDNIDAVVETIRNSQTPQDAKEALMARFELSEIQSQAILDMRLQRLTNLEHEKLLEEYRDLLQKIEYYHSILEREEVLVGVIRDELAELRNTYATPRKTEIDDSDLSGINVEDLIPDADVVITLSQRGYIKRTALENYSAQRRGGKGIFGVHTSDGDFILNFLVTTNHQYILLFTNRGKMHRLKVHQIPEGNRTAKGVHIANLLPLDKDEFVAAALCVREFAEERSFLFVTRKGMVKRTHQELYTNCRSTGIIAVSVRDDDDLLQVVEVGREDEIILVTKHGYAIRFNVSDARAMGRGTAGVKGIALRGGDEVVAGVVVTTGEVKDILTISEKGYGKRSSLDLYRLQTRGGKGIITMRTTPKTGNLLGAIMVEDEDDVIMLTSENKIIRMTVNEIRKVGRATQGVRLVTMTDDDGNVAGFDLVRDRQIDDARKADDEREDEE; from the coding sequence GTGGAAAACCCGACAATCAGTATTGAACAGGAAATCCAGAGGTCGTACCTCGAGTATTCGCTCTCGGTCATCATCGGCCGCGCGATTCCCGATGTGCGCGACGGACTCAAGCCGGTCCACCGCCGCATCATGTATGCGCAGTACGAACTCGGTAACAGCTACAACCGGCCCTACAAGAAGTCCGCGCGCGTCGTCGGTGACGTCATCGGTAAGTATCACCCCCATGGCGATTCGGCCGTGTACGACGCGTTGGTGCGCATGGCGCAGGAATTCTCCATGCGCGATCCCCTCGTGGACGGACAGGGCAACTTCGGTTCCATCGACGGCGACTCCGCCGCCGCCATGCGATACACCGAGGCGCGCATGTCGCGTCTGGCAGGCGAATTCCTGTCCGACATCGACAAGAACACCGTCGAATTCCGCCCCAACTACGACAACTCGTTGCAGGAGCCGGAAGTTCTGCCCACCAAGGTGCCGAACTTGCTCCTCAACGGTTCGTCCGGCATCGCCGTGGGCATGGCCACCAACATCCCGCCGCACAACCTCGGCGAGCTCGTGGACGCCCTCCAGCATCTGCTGGCCAATCCCGAGAGCACGTCCATGGACCTCATGGCCTTCGTCAAGGGCCCGGACTTCCCGACGGGCGGCGTGGTCTATGCCGGTGACGGCCTCGTGGAGGCCTACACCACCGGTCGCGGCTCCGTGAAGGTGCGCGGAAAGCTCAAGATCGAGGATCGCGGCAAGGGTCTCGAATCCATCGTCATCACCGAGATTCCCTACGCGCTCAACAAGTCCACGCTGGTCGAGAAGATTGCTTCGCTGGTGCACGAGCACCGCATCGACGGCATCGCCGACCTGCGTGACGAGTCCGACCGACGCGGCATCCGCATCGTCATCGACCTCAAGCGCGGCACCATCCCGGACATCGTCGTCAACTCGCTCTTCAAGTACACCGCGCTGGAATCGTCCTTCGGCTTCAACATGATGGCTGTCGTGGACAACCGTCCGCAGCTGCTGACCCTCAAGGACATTCTGCGCCACTTCCTGAGCCACCGGCGCGAAGTGATCATCCGCCGCACCCGTTTCGACCTCGAAAAGGCCGAAGCCCGTGCGCATATTCTCGAAGGCCTGCGCATCGCCCTCGACAACATCGATGCCGTGGTCGAGACCATCCGCAATTCCCAGACGCCGCAGGACGCCAAGGAAGCGCTCATGGCCCGCTTCGAGCTTTCCGAGATTCAGAGCCAGGCCATTCTGGACATGCGCCTGCAGCGCCTCACCAACCTCGAACACGAGAAGCTCCTTGAAGAGTACCGCGATCTGCTTCAGAAGATTGAGTACTACCACAGCATTCTCGAACGCGAGGAAGTGCTCGTCGGCGTCATCCGCGATGAACTGGCCGAACTGCGCAACACCTACGCCACTCCGCGCAAGACCGAGATCGACGATAGTGACCTCTCCGGCATCAACGTCGAGGATCTCATCCCCGACGCAGACGTGGTCATCACGCTGTCCCAGCGCGGATACATCAAGCGCACCGCGCTCGAGAACTACTCGGCGCAGCGTCGCGGCGGAAAGGGCATCTTTGGCGTGCATACCTCCGACGGCGATTTCATCCTCAACTTCCTGGTGACCACGAACCATCAGTACATCCTGCTCTTCACCAATAGGGGCAAGATGCACCGGCTCAAGGTCCATCAGATTCCCGAGGGCAATCGTACCGCCAAGGGCGTGCATATCGCCAACCTGCTGCCCCTCGACAAGGACGAGTTCGTGGCTGCCGCCCTGTGCGTGCGCGAATTCGCCGAGGAACGCAGCTTCCTCTTCGTCACCCGCAAGGGCATGGTCAAGCGCACCCATCAGGAGCTCTACACCAACTGCCGTTCCACCGGCATCATCGCCGTCAGCGTCCGCGATGACGACGACCTGTTGCAGGTTGTGGAAGTGGGCCGCGAGGACGAGATCATCCTCGTGACCAAGCATGGCTACGCCATCCGCTTCAACGTCAGCGACGCCCGCGCCATGGGCCGCGGAACCGCTGGCGTGAAGGGCATCGCCCTGCGTGGTGGCGACGAGGTTGTGGCAGGCGTCGTGGTCACCACCGGCGAGGTGAAGGACATCCTCACTATCTCCGAGAAGGGCTACGGCAAGCGCTCCAGCCTTGACCTCTACCGCCTCCAGACCCGTGGCGGAAAGGGCATCATCACCATGCGCACCACGCCCAAGACCGGCAACCTGCTCGGTGCCATCATGGTCGAGGACGAGGACGACGTGATCATGCTCACCTCCGAGAACAAGATCATCCGTATGACCGTCAACGAAATCCGCAAGGTCGGCCGCGCCACACAGGGCGTGCGCCTCGTCACCATGACCGACGACGACGGCAACGTCGCGGGCTTCGACCTCGTGCGCGATCGCCAGATCGACGACGCGCGCAAGGCTGACGACGAAAGGGAAGATGAGGAATAG
- the dnaN gene encoding DNA polymerase III subunit beta: MFLKVFRDDIIEGLQKSANIIPAKTGAAFLRTIWLKVENGTLSIMSTDSNLEFCGTYPAEIIEDGLVGVQGRSFYDLIRKLPPGQITLKADDEGQFLAIQQGGRKYKLPTNEKSWFQNFTAYPEENSVFWAGDFLQELIDKTAYCISDEDTMEAIACLSVKPSATTQHIESCGLNGHQFAMLRFLHDDLRALVPDGGLLIQKKYLVELKKWLSGDEIELNIDNKRLFFRTADRKETFSLPLSFYQYPDYNSFLSRIADDGVSRMTADRLELIDALERIMIFNTENNRCAYFQFGDELVLYSQGQDVGTASESLDVEFAGDLKKIAFPTRNLIEILNHFSSERVGFTLTGAEGPCGVFGADDPEYQVIIMPMKIVEETYYSEEGTE, from the coding sequence ATGTTTCTGAAGGTGTTCCGGGACGACATCATCGAGGGCCTGCAGAAGTCGGCAAACATCATCCCCGCCAAGACCGGGGCCGCGTTTCTTAGGACCATCTGGCTTAAGGTCGAAAATGGCACCCTGAGCATCATGTCCACGGACTCCAACCTTGAATTCTGCGGCACCTACCCCGCGGAAATCATCGAGGACGGTCTCGTTGGCGTGCAGGGACGCTCGTTCTACGACCTCATCCGCAAGCTGCCCCCCGGACAGATCACGCTCAAGGCCGATGACGAAGGACAGTTCCTCGCCATCCAGCAGGGCGGGCGCAAGTACAAGCTACCCACCAACGAGAAGAGCTGGTTCCAGAATTTCACCGCCTACCCCGAGGAAAACTCGGTGTTCTGGGCGGGTGATTTCCTGCAGGAGTTGATCGACAAGACGGCCTACTGCATCAGCGACGAGGACACCATGGAGGCCATTGCCTGCCTGAGTGTGAAGCCCTCCGCGACGACCCAGCACATCGAGTCCTGCGGTCTCAACGGCCACCAGTTCGCTATGCTGCGCTTCCTGCATGACGATCTGCGCGCGCTCGTGCCTGATGGCGGTCTGCTCATCCAGAAGAAGTACCTCGTGGAGCTGAAGAAGTGGCTTTCCGGCGACGAGATCGAGTTGAACATCGACAACAAGCGTCTGTTCTTCCGTACCGCCGACCGCAAGGAGACCTTCAGCCTGCCGCTGTCGTTCTACCAGTACCCGGACTACAACTCGTTCTTGAGCCGCATTGCCGACGACGGCGTGTCGCGCATGACGGCGGACCGTCTGGAGCTCATCGACGCGCTCGAACGCATCATGATCTTCAACACCGAGAACAACCGCTGCGCCTACTTCCAGTTCGGCGACGAGCTGGTTCTTTATAGCCAGGGACAGGACGTGGGCACCGCGTCCGAATCCCTCGACGTGGAATTCGCGGGCGACCTGAAGAAGATTGCATTCCCCACCCGCAATCTCATCGAAATTCTCAACCACTTCTCCTCGGAGCGGGTCGGCTTCACGCTGACCGGGGCCGAAGGCCCCTGCGGCGTGTTCGGCGCCGACGATCCCGAGTATCAGGTCATCATCATGCCCATGAAGATAGTGGAAGAAACGTATTACAGCGAGGAAGGCACGGAATAA
- a CDS encoding GNAT family N-acetyltransferase, with protein sequence MPHDLVIRSVRNDEFHDAVELCRSAVVSVYAGLFTESELRPWTEGPETERYVMRRMSGILVAVLNGSFVGMLCVDGNTIDMFHVDKVCRKRGIGSVLIAEAERRIAAAGYPHARLECFERNRTALHFYAARGFYVNDAYFDPKAEARKVEMLKPLA encoded by the coding sequence ATGCCGCATGATCTCGTGATCCGCAGTGTGCGCAACGACGAGTTCCACGACGCCGTCGAGCTGTGTCGCTCCGCCGTCGTCTCCGTCTATGCCGGGCTGTTTACTGAGTCCGAATTGCGCCCGTGGACCGAAGGCCCCGAGACGGAACGCTACGTCATGCGTCGTATGTCCGGCATTCTCGTCGCTGTTCTTAATGGCTCCTTCGTCGGTATGCTCTGCGTGGACGGGAACACCATCGACATGTTCCACGTCGACAAGGTCTGTCGCAAACGCGGCATCGGATCAGTCCTCATCGCCGAGGCTGAACGTCGCATCGCCGCAGCCGGGTATCCCCATGCCCGCCTCGAATGCTTCGAGCGCAACCGCACCGCCCTCCACTTCTACGCCGCTCGCGGCTTCTACGTGAACGACGCCTATTTCGACCCCAAGGCCGAAGCCCGAAAGGTCGAAATGCTCAAGCCGTTGGCGTAG
- a CDS encoding ATP-dependent sacrificial sulfur transferase LarE has protein sequence MSGGLDSRLLSLIAARIGMDAICVHFTGPHLTPDESASARQWLETIGLPFVILETDPLAIPEVAAGSPERCYHCKRHLFATAARLHPGRTLIDGTNASDLTTHRPGLKALRELGITSPFAACAITKDDIHTIARAMNLPNPDQPARPCLLTRFPYNISPGRDTLRRLAAIEDSLARDGWTDFRVRIREDGTPQLHANPINAHRTAPSGLDIVWTTQVSGLWDRRQS, from the coding sequence GTGTCCGGGGGCCTGGACAGCCGACTCCTGTCCCTCATCGCCGCCCGCATCGGCATGGACGCCATCTGCGTCCATTTCACCGGTCCCCACCTCACCCCCGACGAATCCGCAAGTGCCCGCCAATGGCTCGAAACCATCGGCCTGCCGTTCGTCATTCTTGAAACCGACCCCCTCGCCATCCCCGAGGTCGCCGCCGGTTCCCCGGAGCGCTGCTACCACTGCAAGCGTCACCTCTTCGCCACCGCAGCACGGCTTCACCCCGGCCGCACCCTCATCGACGGCACCAACGCCTCGGACCTCACCACCCACCGCCCCGGACTCAAAGCCCTGCGCGAACTTGGCATCACAAGCCCCTTCGCGGCATGCGCCATCACCAAGGACGACATCCACACCATCGCCCGCGCCATGAATCTGCCCAACCCAGACCAGCCCGCACGCCCCTGTCTGCTCACGCGATTCCCCTACAACATCTCCCCCGGACGCGACACCCTGCGCCGCCTCGCCGCCATCGAGGACTCCCTCGCCCGCGACGGTTGGACCGACTTCCGCGTCCGCATCCGCGAGGACGGCACCCCACAACTCCACGCCAACCCCATAAACGCCCACCGCACCGCGCCCAGCGGACTCGACATCGTCTGGACAACGCAGGTCAGCGGACTCTGGGATAGACGGCAGTCGTAA
- a CDS encoding DnaA ATPase domain-containing protein, whose product MDSELKNNLRQHLRKTCSAIELKRWYDPLRVELDEERGEVSVLFPHAFFGAWFAGAMRERFEAEVHGFLGSGLVIRYGSNGRGHDTAEHPVIEETRSVDFPFGPEFTFSSFIENRKNYFPLTSAREVARQTDVEFNPFIISGPAGCGKTHLVKAVANEMAGRFGREAVFCASLEELCNLYEGTFGGDYFKARSHVCSHRFLVVDDFQLVGRHRAFQAELINLFDSFYNGKRQMIFCCADNLPSYEFLDPKLKSRLEWGLIVTLKEPDLEVRVRYVERFCTQKRLPLSRDRILTLAQRFTDLRFLQGLLLKVYAYREFVHADLSDRDFDRILSQTAGGVRSDMTPEAVLDIVAAAQGLERKDLTGLRRHQNIVQARQMAMFLCRELLGCSYPALGRIFGGRDHSTALYAVRKVRKSMSEDMAFRDKLEALRKKCESGD is encoded by the coding sequence ATGGATTCCGAACTGAAGAATAATCTGCGTCAGCATCTGCGGAAAACGTGCTCCGCAATCGAGCTCAAGCGCTGGTACGACCCCTTGCGGGTGGAACTGGACGAAGAGCGCGGCGAAGTCTCCGTGCTGTTTCCGCACGCCTTTTTCGGCGCTTGGTTCGCCGGGGCGATGCGTGAGCGGTTCGAGGCGGAAGTGCATGGGTTTCTTGGCTCCGGGCTGGTGATCCGCTACGGCTCCAATGGCCGTGGGCACGACACCGCCGAGCATCCCGTCATCGAGGAGACGCGGTCCGTGGATTTCCCCTTCGGGCCGGAGTTCACGTTTTCGAGCTTCATCGAGAACCGGAAGAACTACTTCCCGTTGACCTCCGCCCGCGAGGTGGCCCGTCAGACGGATGTGGAGTTCAATCCGTTCATCATTAGCGGTCCCGCCGGGTGCGGCAAGACGCACCTTGTGAAGGCCGTGGCCAACGAGATGGCCGGACGCTTCGGGCGGGAGGCCGTGTTCTGCGCGTCCCTTGAGGAGCTGTGCAATCTGTACGAGGGGACCTTCGGCGGGGACTATTTCAAGGCGCGTTCGCATGTGTGCTCCCACCGCTTCCTCGTTGTGGACGACTTTCAGCTCGTGGGGCGGCATAGGGCCTTTCAGGCGGAGCTTATCAACCTCTTCGACAGTTTCTACAACGGCAAGAGGCAGATGATCTTCTGCTGCGCGGATAACCTACCCTCCTACGAGTTTCTCGATCCCAAGCTCAAGTCGCGCCTTGAGTGGGGGCTTATCGTCACCCTCAAGGAACCGGACCTCGAAGTCCGGGTGCGCTACGTGGAGCGCTTCTGCACGCAGAAGCGGCTTCCCCTGTCGCGCGACAGGATACTGACCCTTGCCCAGCGCTTCACGGATTTGCGCTTTCTGCAGGGGCTTCTGCTCAAGGTCTACGCGTACCGCGAGTTCGTGCATGCGGACCTTTCGGATCGCGATTTCGACCGCATCCTGTCGCAGACGGCCGGCGGCGTGCGCTCCGACATGACGCCCGAGGCAGTGCTCGACATCGTCGCGGCGGCGCAGGGGCTGGAGCGCAAGGACCTGACGGGGCTGCGGCGGCACCAGAACATCGTTCAGGCGCGCCAGATGGCCATGTTCCTGTGTCGCGAGCTTCTGGGGTGCTCCTACCCTGCCCTTGGGCGGATTTTCGGCGGACGCGACCACTCCACGGCGCTCTACGCCGTGCGCAAGGTTCGCAAGAGCATGAGCGAGGATATGGCCTTCCGCGACAAGCTGGAAGCGCTGCGCAAGAAGTGCGAGTCCGGCGACTAG
- a CDS encoding homocysteine biosynthesis protein has translation MGNSHAVNKTLKEINDKIRKGKAVVLNAEEMIEVVRRKGKEEAAKEVDVVTTGTFSPMCSSGLLFNIGQKTPPTMKTSNVWLNGVPCYGGLAAVDSYLGATEPTEDDPLNKVYPGQFKYGGGHVIEDLVRGKAVHLKATAYGTDCYPRRELDKDVTLADLPEATLLNPRNCYQNYNCAVNLTSRLIYTYMGPLKPGARNANYATAGQISPLFNDPFLKTIGLGTRIFLGGAVGYVLGPGTQHNPKPARNERGIPLTGAGTLMLRGDLKKMNARYVRGVSITGYGCSLAMGVGIPIPILNEEMAWYTGVSDADIDMPVKDYGYDYPNGLPRILKHVKFSELVSGEIELNGKKVETVPLTSYSRSLEIANELKKWIEEGNFQLTEPQEEIPSY, from the coding sequence ATGGGCAACTCGCACGCAGTGAATAAAACACTGAAGGAAATCAACGATAAGATCCGCAAGGGCAAGGCCGTCGTCCTCAATGCCGAGGAGATGATCGAGGTCGTGCGCAGAAAGGGCAAGGAAGAGGCGGCGAAGGAAGTCGACGTCGTCACCACCGGCACCTTCTCGCCCATGTGCTCGTCCGGTCTGCTCTTCAATATCGGCCAGAAGACCCCGCCGACCATGAAGACCTCCAACGTCTGGCTCAACGGCGTCCCCTGCTATGGCGGACTCGCCGCCGTGGATTCGTACCTCGGCGCCACCGAGCCAACCGAGGACGATCCGCTGAACAAGGTCTACCCCGGTCAGTTCAAGTACGGCGGCGGCCACGTCATCGAGGATCTCGTCCGCGGCAAGGCCGTGCACCTCAAGGCCACCGCCTACGGCACGGACTGCTATCCCCGCCGCGAGCTGGACAAGGATGTTACCCTCGCCGACCTGCCAGAGGCCACGTTGCTCAACCCTCGCAACTGCTATCAAAACTACAACTGCGCGGTGAACCTCACCAGCCGTCTCATCTACACCTACATGGGACCGCTCAAGCCCGGCGCGCGAAACGCCAACTACGCCACCGCAGGCCAGATCAGCCCGCTGTTCAACGATCCGTTCCTCAAGACCATCGGCCTTGGAACGCGCATCTTCCTCGGCGGCGCGGTGGGTTACGTCCTCGGACCGGGAACACAGCACAACCCCAAGCCCGCACGCAACGAGCGCGGAATTCCCCTCACCGGAGCAGGAACCCTCATGCTGCGCGGCGACCTCAAGAAAATGAACGCGCGCTACGTGCGCGGCGTCTCCATCACCGGCTACGGCTGCTCCCTCGCCATGGGCGTGGGCATCCCGATCCCCATCCTCAACGAGGAAATGGCCTGGTACACCGGCGTCTCGGACGCGGACATCGACATGCCCGTCAAGGACTACGGCTACGACTACCCCAACGGGCTGCCGCGCATCCTCAAGCACGTGAAGTTCTCGGAACTCGTCTCCGGCGAGATCGAACTCAACGGCAAGAAGGTCGAAACCGTGCCGCTCACCAGCTACAGCCGTTCCCTCGAAATCGCCAACGAGTTGAAGAAATGGATCGAGGAAGGAAACTTCCAGCTCACAGAGCCGCAGGAAGAGATTCCCTCATACTAG
- the gyrB gene encoding DNA topoisomerase (ATP-hydrolyzing) subunit B: MTQPSNGQTYTAESITVLEGLSAVRKRPAMYIGSTDFRGLHHLVYEVVDNSIDEAMAGFCDRIVVNLHVDNSVTVRDNGRGIPVDMHPKEHRPAVEVVMTVLHAGGKFDNNSYKVSGGLHGVGVSCVNALSEYLDVTVRRDGKVWFQKYERGVPQEQLRCIGDADDTGTMIRFRPDEEIFETNQFQYEILRKRFEELAYLNPGLEIDFRDERTQRNDVFRFDGGISQFVADLNSGTAGIHQIISGSGEADNVTVDFGLQYNSSYKEVMLTFANNIRTKEGGTHLVGFKTALTRAINNYVQNSDIPKKLKAKLSGDDVREGLAAVVSVKLPMPQFEGQTKTKLGNSEIAGLVSGIVYERLNVFFEENPKDARAIVEKVVDAYRAREAARKAKDLVRRKGALSDNALPGKLADCQTKKPEESELFIVEGDSAGGSAKQGRDPRIQAILPLRGKILNVERTRFDKMLGNREIKALITAMGAGIGQDEEDIELDKLRYHKIVIMTDADVDGAHIRTLLLTFFFRHYPQLIDSGYLYIAQPPLFRVHKGKFEKYIKDEKEFSGFLLERIAGDLEVRALGCAEGEDHVFRTSRLVGLMNKINFLREKTSEAEQLGIGGNLFHKLLAFPTKLTQHSFDNGEWEALCAYIAERGYSATMEIADDGLESRHYVIFDNGKGHRTRVGVEFFNSKIFKQSYDRYASILEQCGSHEFELVKKEGTQTVSGIFELLEAVFTEAHKGINIQRYKGLGEMNPEQLWETTMDPERRTMLRVTVDDAAEADELFSALMGDQVEPRRQFIERNALAVGDLDI; this comes from the coding sequence ATGACCCAACCTTCAAACGGACAGACCTATACCGCGGAAAGCATCACCGTCCTTGAGGGACTTTCCGCCGTCCGGAAGCGTCCGGCCATGTATATCGGGTCCACGGACTTCCGTGGACTGCATCACCTCGTCTACGAGGTCGTGGACAACTCCATTGACGAAGCCATGGCCGGTTTCTGCGATCGCATCGTGGTGAATCTGCACGTGGACAACAGCGTCACCGTCCGAGACAACGGACGTGGCATCCCCGTGGACATGCACCCCAAGGAGCATCGTCCCGCCGTGGAAGTCGTCATGACCGTGCTCCACGCCGGCGGCAAGTTCGATAATAACTCCTACAAGGTTTCCGGCGGCCTGCATGGCGTTGGCGTGTCCTGCGTCAATGCCCTGTCCGAGTACCTCGATGTGACCGTGCGCCGTGACGGCAAGGTGTGGTTCCAGAAGTACGAGCGCGGCGTCCCGCAGGAACAGCTGCGCTGCATCGGCGACGCCGACGACACCGGAACCATGATCCGCTTCCGGCCCGACGAGGAGATTTTCGAGACCAACCAGTTCCAGTACGAGATTCTGCGCAAGCGTTTCGAGGAACTGGCCTACCTCAATCCCGGCCTCGAAATCGATTTTCGCGACGAGCGCACCCAGCGCAACGACGTGTTCCGTTTCGATGGCGGCATCAGCCAGTTCGTGGCCGACCTCAACTCCGGCACGGCGGGCATCCACCAGATCATCTCCGGCTCCGGCGAGGCGGATAACGTCACCGTCGATTTCGGCCTGCAGTACAACTCTTCCTACAAGGAAGTCATGCTGACCTTCGCGAACAACATTCGCACCAAGGAAGGCGGCACGCATCTCGTGGGCTTCAAGACGGCGCTCACCCGCGCCATCAACAACTATGTCCAGAACTCGGACATTCCCAAGAAGCTCAAGGCGAAGCTCTCCGGCGACGACGTGCGCGAAGGCCTTGCTGCCGTGGTCAGTGTGAAGCTGCCCATGCCGCAGTTCGAGGGCCAGACCAAGACCAAGCTTGGCAACTCCGAGATTGCGGGCCTCGTGTCCGGCATCGTCTATGAGCGCCTGAACGTGTTCTTCGAGGAGAATCCCAAGGACGCCCGCGCCATTGTCGAGAAGGTCGTGGACGCCTACCGCGCCCGCGAGGCCGCGCGCAAGGCCAAGGACCTTGTGCGTCGCAAGGGTGCCCTGTCCGACAACGCCCTGCCCGGCAAGCTGGCCGACTGCCAGACCAAGAAGCCCGAGGAATCCGAGCTGTTCATCGTTGAGGGCGACTCCGCAGGCGGTTCCGCCAAGCAGGGCCGCGATCCGCGCATTCAGGCCATTCTGCCCCTGCGCGGCAAGATCCTCAACGTCGAGCGCACCCGCTTCGACAAGATGCTCGGCAACAGGGAAATCAAGGCGCTCATCACCGCCATGGGCGCGGGCATCGGGCAGGACGAGGAAGACATCGAACTCGACAAGCTGCGCTACCACAAGATCGTCATCATGACCGACGCCGACGTGGACGGAGCGCACATCCGCACGCTTCTGCTGACGTTCTTCTTCCGCCACTATCCGCAGCTCATCGACAGCGGCTACCTCTACATCGCGCAGCCGCCGCTGTTCCGCGTGCACAAGGGTAAGTTCGAGAAGTACATCAAGGACGAGAAGGAATTCTCCGGATTTCTGCTGGAGCGCATCGCGGGTGACCTTGAAGTCCGCGCGCTGGGCTGTGCCGAGGGCGAGGACCACGTCTTCCGCACCTCGCGTCTGGTGGGTCTCATGAACAAGATCAACTTCCTGCGTGAGAAGACCTCCGAGGCGGAGCAGCTGGGCATCGGCGGAAACCTGTTCCACAAGCTTCTCGCCTTCCCCACGAAGCTGACCCAGCACTCCTTCGATAACGGCGAATGGGAGGCCCTGTGCGCCTACATCGCCGAGCGCGGATACTCCGCCACGATGGAGATTGCCGACGACGGGCTGGAGAGCCGCCATTACGTCATCTTCGACAACGGCAAGGGCCATCGGACCCGCGTGGGCGTGGAGTTCTTCAACTCCAAGATATTCAAGCAGAGCTACGACCGCTACGCCTCCATTCTGGAGCAGTGCGGCAGCCACGAGTTCGAGCTGGTCAAGAAGGAGGGAACGCAGACCGTTTCCGGCATCTTCGAGCTGCTCGAGGCCGTGTTCACCGAGGCGCACAAGGGTATCAACATCCAGCGCTACAAGGGCTTGGGTGAAATGAACCCCGAACAGCTGTGGGAGACCACCATGGACCCCGAGCGCCGCACCATGCTGCGCGTCACCGTGGATGACGCCGCCGAGGCCGACGAGTTGTTCTCGGCCCTCATGGGCGATCAGGTCGAGCCGCGCCGCCAGTTCATCGAGCGTAACGCGCTCGCCGTGGGCGACCTCGACATTTAG
- a CDS encoding tetratricopeptide repeat protein — MRNSIAALVLLVSSLWACSPQIGDGPLARADGEYARGNYLQAEGLYQAYLQSTPQGDERWRVWNRLLDICLVVNDTPTKAVTILEAMILEFADRPERSAELTWKLAEVHTRMRNWGKAAETWLHLLTEESVPTDRLWEIHHNLGKIYQFQGHYDLARDAMSAAVDNAPDGPARATCLYELAQAFFLLNNNEQARDCLRKLLEAQGVDPELEARSIYMLAEIAVAQGDIPAARDLFRSILETYPNPRAVETQLKLLQ; from the coding sequence ATGAGGAATAGCATAGCGGCACTCGTGCTGCTCGTGAGTTCGCTCTGGGCGTGTTCCCCGCAAATCGGCGACGGGCCTCTGGCCCGCGCCGACGGGGAATACGCCCGGGGCAACTACCTTCAGGCGGAAGGTCTCTATCAGGCCTATCTGCAATCCACCCCGCAGGGCGACGAGCGCTGGCGCGTCTGGAATCGTCTGCTCGACATCTGTCTTGTCGTGAACGATACCCCGACCAAGGCCGTGACCATTCTCGAAGCCATGATCCTCGAATTCGCCGATCGCCCGGAGCGTAGCGCCGAACTCACATGGAAGCTCGCCGAGGTGCATACCCGTATGCGCAACTGGGGCAAGGCCGCCGAGACATGGCTGCACCTGCTGACTGAGGAGTCCGTCCCCACCGACAGGCTCTGGGAAATCCACCACAACCTCGGCAAGATCTACCAGTTTCAGGGCCATTACGACCTCGCCCGCGATGCCATGAGCGCCGCCGTGGACAATGCCCCCGATGGCCCGGCCCGGGCCACCTGCCTCTATGAACTCGCGCAGGCCTTCTTCCTGCTCAACAACAACGAGCAGGCGCGAGACTGTTTGCGAAAGCTCCTTGAGGCGCAGGGCGTCGACCCCGAACTCGAAGCCCGCTCCATCTACATGCTCGCCGAAATCGCCGTTGCGCAGGGTGACATCCCCGCCGCGCGCGACCTCTTCCGCTCCATTCTCGAAACCTACCCGAACCCCCGCGCCGTCGAGACGCAACTGAAGCTCCTCCAGTAG